Within Maridesulfovibrio frigidus DSM 17176, the genomic segment CAGCAATGGGACCGTCACGCAGGATCACACGGCCAACCCATGACAGCCACTTGTCCTGATAACGGTAAATAGTACCTGCCGCGCCCTGTATGCTGTCCACTTTCAGCAAGCCGCCAAGAGGACGAATCTCGCCGGATTCAAGCAGACAGTTTACAGCAGTTTCAGCCTGCCCAGGCTCCAGGAGGTGAGAAGCAAGGGCAGGCTTCATGCCGGAAAAGACAGTAACTTCAAACATGTTTACTCTGTCAGCCCGAGAAGAGTTAAGGCTGCTTCGCGCCCATACTGAATTGTCAGGGATGCTATTTTAAATTCTTCAAGAGTAGTAGCGTTACGAAGAGCTTCCCTTGAATCTTCACTGACTAGACTGAGATCAAATTCGGAAGCAGGACGTGCAGCAACTTCTTCCCAGAGCGCAGCTCCGCCCGGCTGATCGTCAACTTTAACAACTGGCATTTAAACACCCTCCTCGGCATAAATCTTGGTAGCTTTTACACGCAGAGAATCAGCCCCTACTACTTTCAAGGCCAGACGCTTTGCAGCAGGATCAGATATATCAACCTTGGTTCCTGTGAACTTTAAGGCTGAACCGTTTATGGCGTAGGATTCAATTGCGGAAGGAATGGAGAAGCAATCTGAAAGAGCGACTTCTGTCGGAATTTGAGCGAGTGGTGTAGTAAGGGTTACGGTAGTTATGAATTTCGACTCAACTACCGCTTCGATGACACTTGCAACGGCAACGACCTGCCCGTCACACTTAATGTTTTTATGTATGGAACCGTCAGTGTAGATCTTGTCTTTGATCGAAGTGTCGGAAGTCAGAACGATGGACGAGGTTGTAGATCCCACACCCAAAGTTAGAGGGGTTTCTTTGCTGAGAATTTCATCTGTTGCACCGATCGCAATAGTTGCGCCTACGACTGACTTTTTGAACGCCTTTACTGGAGCTAGGGGCAAACTGATAGGTGCGGAAAATGTAGGATTCGTCCATGACATAACATCAAGCACTTCCTCTGCGGTCAGTGCCCTGTCAAATAAGATTGGCTCAAACATCTTTCCATTGAAGGGATAGTTGGCAAGATTGTCTCCACCAAGGTGAAAGTTCTGGAGTGTATAGTCCGACAATGTTGCAGCATCTACCTTTGTTGAGTTCAACACACCACCCAGATAGATTTTGATATCAGTGCCATCTATAACAACTGCGACATGCCTTGGTGTATCAAAAGTATTAAGCGGTAGATCCGGTCCCTGAGAGTTATTAGAGAGTGTGTTTGTCCATATACCAAAGTTATAATGATCAACGGCTTTAGCTATTCCCATTCTTGCAATGTATCCACCAGCCCCCTCAAACCCAGCAAAGAAGTTGTATGTGTTTCCCACATCAACAGCATAGATATCTTTTAAGTAACAACAAAAGCTTATTGGCCGCCCTGTACCAAATGGAATAGAAGCATAACTGCCGTCCTGATATCCAACCATACAGTTGTTCCACAGTATTCCATTCATTCCATCTTCGACTATGTAAACTGACGGAGTGTGCCCGGAAGTACCTGTGACTGTTAAGTCCCTACCGTTACTAGACGAATCCGTGATAGTTGCTCCAAGCTCACCAGTATCTTCTAATTTAAATGAAGCCCAAGGATTAAAAACCACACCTTCTTCAGTTGTCACTGCCCCGATTACACTTTCACCCTGGTCGGTAACGATCTCATCATTTTGAAATATCTCCTTAGAAGTCTTCAAAACATCCTTCGTTGTCCCTTCAAGAACCGTTAATTCTGCACCCGTAATCTCAAACTCCGGCCTACCACTTAAAATAGATTTACCGCTGGGATTATTCAGTCCAACAGTGCAAGCCGGAAGCTTCGCACCATCAGCATTTACATCCGCACCTGGGTAACCTTCCTGAGTATCGGCATAAGCCAAAGTAACGCCTGCGCTGATCCCCACGTAACGGGCTGATAAAGTAATCAAATCAGAATGATCCGACAGAATCA encodes:
- a CDS encoding LamG domain-containing protein; amino-acid sequence: MISLKNLAESFITSAISDTATEITIPADHADLFPSLLAGDHFRCALVNPATSAVEWINVTARNGNVLTVSRGEESVTAMPFPVESRIHLRMTAATWEEMASECWMRPKDQSGEAVIPQFIDSTHFSVAGDYTDFFKTNRAIKSYPNLSVGFVESAIFADDKTTVKVIEMVVPDPLSHIEAGLDPDALAKRTLSNEELLGYMTPVPVITMEALEVDGGTLVHGTISHPVAGNAYPDLTEFQFSLPDNVTDFALTGLSFQLRVPIVMEENSPQAIGPISCRAAQMSLILSDHSDLITLSARYVGISAGVTLAYADTQEGYPGADVNADGAKLPACTVGLNNPSGKSILSGRPEFEITGAELTVLEGTTKDVLKTSKEIFQNDEIVTDQGESVIGAVTTEEGVVFNPWASFKLEDTGELGATITDSSSNGRDLTVTGTSGHTPSVYIVEDGMNGILWNNCMVGYQDGSYASIPFGTGRPISFCCYLKDIYAVDVGNTYNFFAGFEGAGGYIARMGIAKAVDHYNFGIWTNTLSNNSQGPDLPLNTFDTPRHVAVVIDGTDIKIYLGGVLNSTKVDAATLSDYTLQNFHLGGDNLANYPFNGKMFEPILFDRALTAEEVLDVMSWTNPTFSAPISLPLAPVKAFKKSVVGATIAIGATDEILSKETPLTLGVGSTTSSIVLTSDTSIKDKIYTDGSIHKNIKCDGQVVAVASVIEAVVESKFITTVTLTTPLAQIPTEVALSDCFSIPSAIESYAINGSALKFTGTKVDISDPAAKRLALKVVGADSLRVKATKIYAEEGV